The following are from one region of the Ischnura elegans chromosome X, ioIscEleg1.1, whole genome shotgun sequence genome:
- the LOC124171654 gene encoding uncharacterized protein LOC124171654, which produces MFSTLRGLLFKCCGCPNASGSEGDSDASHDFTPYAFARRMGLPESPPCQPTRPLYQLRTMPMQEYNPPRPRVTFSPDSYPSLRFERFSPPEYRGPVRERQITPARSLPTLTPAYQNIPFAPMASRLQPGRPPLGNSSHHSDSSNIYAAVEDLQASEYDSVPDESDSSSSGNPNVEIFLFFWQKMLVWYQEYQHVLDDDLMEWADAKMAIIEKKLRDYGYENK; this is translated from the coding sequence ATGTTCTCCACGCTCAGGGGCCTGCTCTTCAAATGCTGCGGCTGCCCGAACGCCAGCGGCTCCGAAGGCGACTCGGACGCGAGCCACGACTTCACTCCGTACGCCTTCGCACGTCGCATGGGACTTCCCGAGAGCCCTCCATGTCAGCCGACTCGCCCGTTGTACCAGCTGAGAACCATGCCCATGCAAGAATACAACCCGCCAAGACCGCGCGTAACATTCTCGCCTGACTCCTACCCATCCCTCCGCTTCGAGCGATTCTCGCCTCCGGAGTACCGGGGCCCAGTCCGCGAGAGGCAAATCACCCCGGCTAGGTCTCTGCCCACCCTGACTCCAGCCTACCAGAATATCCCGTTCGCCCCGATGGCCTCCAGGCTTCAACCCGGGCGCCCTCCGCTGGGGAACTCCTCCCACCATTCCGACTCGTCCAACATATACGCGGCAGTGGAGGATCTGCAAGCCAGCGAGTACGACAGCGTGCCGGACGAGAGTGATAGCAGCAGCAGCGGAAACCCAAACGTTGAAATCTTCCTCTTTTTCTGGCAAAAAATGCTCGTCTGGTATCAGGAGTATCAGCATGTTCTAGATGACGATCTTATGGAATGGGCGGATGCCAAAATGGCGATCATTGAGAAAAAGCTGCGCGATTATGGCTATGAGAACAAATAG